The DNA window GGGAAAAATAACTTCGGATTTTGTACAATAAGCGCTTCGGTCGACTGCTCTTTCAACTCGCTTTTCCTGGAGGTGGAGCGTGTATAGTTCTTTGGTCGAAGGTCACATGCGGGAATTGTATGCTTCCTTGTCCGAGAAGGATCGGCGGCGGTATGCCGCGGTGGAAGCGGAGAAACTCGGCCATGGCGGCGTGAAGTATATCGCTGACCTGTTCGGTTGCCATGAAGACACCATTCGCCGTGGCCAGCAGGATGTCGAGCGATTGCCCGACGATGAGGCTGCCGGACGCGTTCGCGTAAAAGGGGGGGACGAAGTCCTGCTAGCACTGCAGTCGTCGGTTTGGTCGCCGCCGTGGAAGAGATCGTCGAGCAGCACACGGCCGGCTCGCCGATGAACCCCGACATCCGCTGGACCAATCGCTCGCCCAGCGACATTTGCGAAGCGCTCGTCGCTCGCGGCTTTTACGTGTGGCCCCAAACGGTCCGCCGCATCCTGCAGGAAGACCTCGACCTGGGCTTGCGACAGGCGTGCAAAATCGAGACCACCTGTCACTATCCGGATCGCAACGCGCAGTTTGAATACATCGCCGAGCTGCGTGAACGGTTTCATGACTGTGGGCGGCCGGTGCTCAGCATCGACACGAAAAAGAAGGAAAAACTCGGTGATTTCTATCGCCCTGGCGCCGCCTGGACCGATGGGTTTGTCACGGCGCCCGATCACGATTTTCCGTCGCAAGCGACCGGCAAGCTGACGCCTTACGGCGTGTACGACGTCGGCGCCAACCAAGGTTTTATGTTGCTCTCGACCGGCGCCGATACGGCCGAACTGGCGTGCGAAGCGGTGCGGCAATGGTGGTGTCGAGTCGGACAATATAACTACCGTCCGCGTCCGCGAGAGATCTTGTTGCTCTGCGACTGCGGCGGCAGCAACAGCTATCGGCAATACCTTTTCAAGCAAGAACTAAAACATTTGGCGATGCGTTTGAAGATGACGATTCGCGTGGCGCATTACCCGCCCGGCTGTTCGAAATACAATCCGATTGAGCATCGCATGTTCTGCCACGTATCGCGTTCCCTGCGAGGCGTGATCCTCGATCGTCTAGAAACGGCTGCTCACTACATCGGCCAAACCCGCACCCTGACCGGCCTCAAGGTGCTGGCGGAGAAGGCGCGTCAAATCTACGTCAAAGCCCAAAAGGCGACCACGGAATTCTTAGAACGCATGCCCATCTTCTTCGACAAAAACCGCCCCGAACTCAACTACTGGGCCACGCCCTGCGAATACTGAGAAACACCGAAGTTATTTTTCCCCGGTTCCAAAGACGGCAATCCTCCAGTCTGCGCGATCTGCTTTATCAACGGTAACGTAAGCCGCAGCAAGCCTGGGCCCAGACGATGAAAATGCCGTTCTATATTGCGGGAAATCGCTCACCATCCTGGGCGGGAAAGGAAGCTCCCATCTCTTGATGAGTTTGACAGTGGTCGCGTCGAACTCGGAAAGATCCAGCGGCCCCAC is part of the Lignipirellula cremea genome and encodes:
- a CDS encoding ISAzo13 family transposase; this encodes MVAAVEEIVEQHTAGSPMNPDIRWTNRSPSDICEALVARGFYVWPQTVRRILQEDLDLGLRQACKIETTCHYPDRNAQFEYIAELRERFHDCGRPVLSIDTKKKEKLGDFYRPGAAWTDGFVTAPDHDFPSQATGKLTPYGVYDVGANQGFMLLSTGADTAELACEAVRQWWCRVGQYNYRPRPREILLLCDCGGSNSYRQYLFKQELKHLAMRLKMTIRVAHYPPGCSKYNPIEHRMFCHVSRSLRGVILDRLETAAHYIGQTRTLTGLKVLAEKARQIYVKAQKATTEFLERMPIFFDKNRPELNYWATPCEY